One window of Populus nigra chromosome 5, ddPopNigr1.1, whole genome shotgun sequence genomic DNA carries:
- the LOC133693458 gene encoding E3 ubiquitin-protein ligase EL5-like: MAIWIKYSSCVNFKPQENHQESQRHINGQPLHEEDSMLRVLFSLYKFYFLGNLTGGSMFTTRPVKINSKETCIPITSSLVDDHDEEFKEILTVMGVPGRKQSKILRKMASLARSKGTFSGVFMDVELLVGTYQEITDADIARAEGGSMDIEAGQIPATKSSIDALERVVFDGSSSTRDCTVCMEEIEAGSEATRMPCSHVYHSDCIVQWLQTSHLCPLCRYHMPGEL, encoded by the coding sequence ATGGCTATTTGGATCAAATACAGTTCTTGTGTAAACTTTAAACCACAAGAAAATCATCAAGAATCACAACGACACATCAATGGCCAGCCCCTGCACGAGGAAGATTCGATGCTGCGTGTATTATTCTCGCTGTATAAGTTTTACTTCCTTGGTAACTTAACTGGTGGATCGATGTTCACAACAAGGCCGGTGAAAATCAACAGCAAAGAGACTTGCATCCCTATCACCAGTTCATTGGTTGATGATCATGATGAAGAATTTAAAGAGATCTTGACAGTGATGGGAGTCCCTGGAAGGAAGCAATCGAAGATACTAAGAAAGATGGCATCGCTTGCCCGTAGCAAGGGTACTTTTAGTGGCGTCTTCATGGATGTTGAATTATTGGTGGGGACCTATCAGGAAATTACAGATGCTGATATTGCTAGAGCTGAGGGGGGGTCAATGGATATTGAAGCTGGACAAATCCCGGCCACCAAGTCCTCTATTGATGCATTGGAAAGAGTGGTTTTCGACGGTTCATCGTCAACGAGAGACTGTACTGTTTGTATGGAAGAGATTGAAGCAGGCAGTGAAGCAACTCGGATGCCGTGCTCGCATGTTTATCATTCAGATTGCATTGTTCAGTGGTTGCAGACTAGTCACTTGTGTCCTCTTTGCCGCTATCATATGCCCGGTGAATTATGA